A section of the Streptomyces sp. Je 1-369 genome encodes:
- a CDS encoding alpha/beta fold hydrolase: MPTFSAYDGTELAYHEKGDGEPLLCVPGGPMRASTYLGDLGGLTAHRRLILLDLRGTGDSAAPDDPATYRCDRLVDDVEALREHLGLDQVDLLGHSASGNIATLYAARHPKRVRALVLVAPATHALGLTVTDRDHREAAALRADEPWYPAAVAALDELAAGRGFAEVADALAPLAYGRWDAAARAHRAASASEKNAEAAAAFYGDGAFDPAATRDGLTELAAPVLVLAGEWDGGPNPAHAEELAGLFPHGVRQVQPRAGHFPWLDDPEWFVRRVAGFLAQD; encoded by the coding sequence ATGCCGACATTCAGCGCGTACGACGGGACGGAGCTCGCCTACCACGAAAAGGGGGACGGCGAACCGCTGCTGTGTGTGCCGGGCGGCCCCATGCGTGCCTCCACCTACCTCGGCGACCTCGGCGGGCTCACCGCGCACCGCCGCCTGATCCTGCTCGACCTGCGCGGCACGGGCGACTCCGCGGCGCCGGACGACCCGGCGACGTACCGCTGCGACCGGCTCGTCGACGACGTCGAGGCGCTCCGCGAGCACCTGGGGCTCGACCAGGTCGACCTGCTCGGGCACTCCGCGTCCGGCAACATCGCGACGCTGTACGCGGCCCGCCACCCGAAGCGGGTCCGCGCCCTCGTCCTGGTCGCCCCGGCGACGCACGCCCTCGGCCTCACCGTCACCGACCGGGACCACCGCGAGGCGGCGGCGCTGCGCGCGGACGAGCCCTGGTACCCGGCCGCCGTGGCCGCGCTGGACGAGCTCGCCGCCGGACGCGGCTTCGCCGAAGTGGCGGACGCCCTCGCGCCCCTGGCCTACGGACGCTGGGACGCGGCGGCGCGGGCGCACCGCGCGGCGAGCGCGTCGGAGAAGAACGCGGAGGCGGCAGCCGCGTTCTACGGCGACGGCGCGTTCGACCCGGCCGCCACCCGCGACGGCCTGACGGAACTGGCCGCGCCGGTCCTCGTACTCGCGGGGGAGTGGGACGGGGGCCCGAACCCCGCACACGCGGAGGAACTCGCCGGGCTCTTCCCGCACGGCGTGCGCCAAGTGCAACCCCGAGCCGGGCACTTCCCGTGGCTGGACGACCCGGAGTGGTTCGTGCGGCGGGTCGCGGGGTTCCTCGCGCAGGACTGA
- a CDS encoding YczE/YyaS/YitT family protein translates to MAISYVPLHERPSRRLPQLLLGLALYGFSLSVLVRASLGVNPWSVLYEGLERRTPLSFGMISAVLGVLVLLLWIPLKQRPTFGTVANIVVLAVSSDLGLLVIPDSLDLPVRVGLLVAGVVLNGLAVAVYVGARFGPGPRDGLMTGTAALTGLSLRLVRTLIELAVLNVGWLLGGTVGVGTVLYAVAVGTVTQFFLPRFAYRSPRDEPQASVRTG, encoded by the coding sequence ATGGCCATCTCTTACGTCCCCCTGCACGAACGCCCCTCCCGGCGGCTGCCCCAACTGCTCCTCGGTCTCGCCCTCTACGGGTTCAGCCTGTCGGTCCTGGTCCGGGCCTCTCTGGGCGTGAATCCGTGGAGTGTCCTGTACGAGGGCCTGGAGCGCCGCACGCCCCTCAGTTTCGGCATGATCAGTGCTGTCCTCGGGGTGCTCGTCCTGCTGCTGTGGATACCGCTCAAGCAGCGGCCGACGTTCGGCACCGTCGCCAACATCGTGGTCCTGGCCGTCTCTTCGGACCTCGGCCTGCTCGTCATTCCCGACTCCCTCGACCTGCCCGTCCGGGTGGGCCTGCTGGTCGCGGGGGTCGTCCTCAACGGCCTGGCCGTGGCCGTCTACGTAGGCGCGCGCTTCGGCCCGGGACCGCGCGACGGCCTGATGACGGGCACGGCCGCGCTGACGGGTCTGTCGCTGCGCCTCGTCCGCACCCTCATCGAGCTCGCCGTGCTCAACGTCGGCTGGCTGCTCGGCGGGACCGTGGGCGTCGGCACGGTGCTCTACGCCGTCGCGGTCGGCACCGTCACCCAGTTCTTCCTGCCGCGCTTCGCCTACCGCAGCCCTCGCGACGAGCCGCAGGCCTCAGTGCGCACAGGTTGA
- a CDS encoding ANTAR domain-containing protein, with translation MPEPAFTRQPFEGGSGEHSQGSRIPTASSPRDGNAIGGRRDLVVRGELDLDTGQRLRIDLYRALTDTAAGVDLDLREVDFCDCSGLNLLLSLRQHAVQQGKTVVISHSSPVVDRLLELTGTRSLFVPPEPKPEPEETPCPVVHEASRPEGSEQDLHVVVAQLRRAMKTRPTIDLARGILMSTFNLSPEAAWDVLVTASQNTNTKLHVLAGDVVGTVQGTALPDEVRKQLDAAITKAGDAHAARPAHAASRTESLSDLAVSAVDPSPPADGVP, from the coding sequence ATGCCAGAGCCCGCGTTCACTCGGCAGCCCTTCGAGGGTGGGAGTGGCGAGCACAGTCAGGGCAGCCGCATTCCCACCGCCTCGTCGCCGCGGGACGGCAACGCCATAGGTGGCAGGAGGGATCTGGTGGTGCGGGGGGAACTCGACCTCGACACCGGTCAACGGCTCCGGATCGATCTGTACCGCGCGCTCACCGACACGGCCGCCGGTGTGGATCTGGACCTGCGCGAGGTGGACTTCTGTGACTGCTCCGGCCTGAACCTCCTGCTCAGCCTGCGTCAGCACGCGGTGCAGCAGGGCAAGACCGTAGTCATCAGCCACAGCAGCCCCGTCGTGGACCGACTCCTCGAACTGACCGGGACCCGAAGCCTGTTCGTGCCCCCCGAGCCGAAGCCCGAGCCCGAGGAGACGCCCTGTCCCGTCGTGCACGAGGCGAGTCGGCCCGAGGGGTCCGAGCAGGATCTGCACGTCGTCGTGGCCCAACTGCGCCGCGCCATGAAGACCCGGCCCACCATCGACCTGGCACGGGGCATCCTGATGTCCACCTTCAACCTGAGCCCCGAAGCCGCCTGGGACGTACTGGTCACGGCATCGCAGAACACCAACACCAAGCTGCACGTGCTGGCCGGGGACGTGGTCGGCACCGTCCAGGGAACCGCTCTGCCCGACGAGGTGCGCAAGCAGCTCGATGCCGCGATCACCAAGGCGGGCGACGCGCACGCCGCTCGCCCGGCACACGCGGCGTCGCGAACCGAGTCGCTGTCCGACCTGGCCGTCTCGGCGGTCGACCCCAGCCCTCCCGCGGACGGCGTGCCATGA
- the paaK gene encoding phenylacetate--CoA ligase PaaK, which yields MPLLLDAAERLGPRELAALQLERLQDTLLHAYENVPFYRAAFDKAGLRPDDCRSLDDLSRFPFTTKDDLRANYPFGMFAVEQSEVRRLHASSGTTGLPTVVGYTEQDLSMWADVVARSIRAAGGRPGEKVHVAYGYGLFTGGLGAHYGAERLGCTVIPASGGMTARQVRLIQDFRPEIIMVTPSYMLTLLEEFERQGVDPRTTSLRVGIFGAEPWTEEMRREIEERFAIDAVDIYGLSEVIGPGVAQECVETKDGLHIWEDHFYPEVVDPITGEVLPDGERGELVFTSLTKEAMPVIRYRTRDLTRLLPGTARIFRRMEKVTGRSDDMVILRGVNLFPTQIEEIVLRTAGIAPHFQLRLTREGRMDALTVRAEARADTPTERREAAAREIAAAVKDGVGVSVGVEIVDPETLERSVGKFKRIVDLRG from the coding sequence ATGCCGCTACTGCTGGACGCGGCCGAACGCCTCGGCCCGCGCGAGCTCGCAGCCCTGCAGCTGGAGCGCCTCCAGGACACCTTGTTGCATGCGTACGAGAACGTCCCGTTCTACCGGGCGGCGTTCGACAAGGCGGGGCTGCGCCCCGACGACTGCCGCTCGCTCGACGACCTCTCGCGGTTCCCCTTCACCACCAAGGACGACCTGCGGGCCAACTACCCGTTCGGGATGTTCGCCGTGGAGCAGTCCGAGGTGCGCCGCCTGCACGCGTCGAGCGGTACGACGGGGCTGCCGACGGTGGTCGGGTACACGGAGCAGGATCTGTCCATGTGGGCGGACGTCGTGGCGCGTTCGATACGGGCCGCGGGCGGCCGACCCGGCGAGAAGGTCCACGTGGCGTACGGGTACGGCCTGTTCACGGGCGGCCTTGGCGCGCACTACGGAGCGGAGCGGCTGGGGTGCACGGTGATCCCCGCGTCGGGCGGCATGACGGCGCGGCAGGTCCGGCTGATCCAGGACTTCCGCCCCGAGATCATCATGGTGACGCCCTCGTACATGCTCACGCTCCTGGAGGAGTTCGAGCGGCAGGGCGTCGATCCCCGTACGACGTCACTCCGGGTCGGCATCTTCGGTGCGGAGCCGTGGACGGAGGAGATGCGGCGCGAGATCGAGGAGCGCTTCGCCATCGACGCCGTGGACATATACGGACTCTCGGAGGTGATCGGTCCCGGCGTCGCGCAGGAGTGCGTGGAGACCAAGGACGGGCTGCATATCTGGGAGGACCACTTCTACCCGGAGGTCGTCGATCCGATCACGGGTGAGGTGCTGCCGGACGGTGAGCGCGGCGAGCTGGTGTTCACGTCGCTGACGAAGGAGGCCATGCCGGTCATCCGTTACCGGACGCGGGACTTGACGCGCCTGCTGCCCGGTACGGCGCGCATCTTCCGGCGCATGGAGAAGGTGACGGGCCGCAGCGACGACATGGTGATCCTGCGGGGCGTGAACCTCTTCCCCACCCAGATCGAGGAGATCGTGCTGCGCACGGCGGGCATCGCGCCGCACTTCCAGCTACGGCTGACACGTGAGGGCCGCATGGACGCCCTGACGGTACGGGCCGAGGCGCGCGCGGACACGCCGACGGAGCGGCGCGAGGCCGCGGCCCGCGAGATCGCGGCGGCGGTGAAGGACGGCGTCGGCGTCTCGGTCGGCGTGGAGATCGTCGATCCGGAGACGCTGGAACGGTCGGTGGGCAAGTTCAAGCGGATCGTGGATCTGCGGGGCTGA
- a CDS encoding penicillin acylase family protein: MRIRTRRTTAVGITLLTALALLPSSGAGAAPKDARPSGGSLNATIRYTEYGIPHILAKDYANLGFGTGWAQAADQVCTLADGYVTVRGERSRHFGPAASPGAALSSASTNLGSDLYFRGVREAGTVEKLLAQPAPAGPSRRTKELMRGFAAGYNAWLKQNRITDPACAKADWVRPITALDVARQGFAVQVLGGQGRGIDGITAAAPPSAARPGAPTRQPVPDPRRTAEAARELFSSQDADMGSNAVAFGGETTANGRGLLLGNPHYPWQGGRRFWQSQQTIPGELNVSGGSLLGTSVVNIGFNGDVAWSHTVASGVTLNLHQLTLDPSDPTAYLVDGKRRQMTKRTVTVPVKDGAPVTRTQYWTRYGPVVTGLGAQLPLPWSSTTAYALNDPNAVNLRGSDTDLGFGKARSTAGILKSLRETQGLPWVNTVAADRHGHSLLSQSQVLPRITDDLAERCSTPLGKVTYPASGVAVLDGSRGACDLGSDKDAVQPGIFGPSRMPTLKDAPYAENSNDSAWLTNADHPITGYERIFGTVGTQRSMRTRGAVEDVAAMADKGDLTVRDLQRQQFANRVPAAGLAADDTAKACATLPGGTATGSDGTAVDVRKACGVLARWDHRMDTESRGALLFDRFWRKLTATVPNAQLWKVPFSAADPVRTPNTLDTSLPGFRTALADAVTELTAAGTALDAPLGANQYVVRGGKRIPVSGGTESLGVWNKIEANWDKKAGYTEVAHGSSHIQAVGWNSGNCPDARTLLSYSQSSNPNSPHYSDQTTLYGKERWVTSRFCEKDILRDPELKVVRVRERR, encoded by the coding sequence ATGCGCATCCGCACAAGACGCACGACGGCCGTGGGAATCACCCTGCTGACGGCATTGGCCCTGCTCCCGTCGTCCGGCGCGGGCGCCGCGCCGAAGGACGCACGCCCCTCGGGCGGCAGCCTGAACGCCACCATCCGCTACACCGAGTACGGCATCCCGCACATCCTCGCCAAGGACTACGCGAACCTCGGCTTCGGCACCGGCTGGGCGCAGGCCGCCGACCAGGTGTGCACGCTCGCCGACGGCTATGTGACCGTACGCGGCGAGCGCTCGCGGCACTTCGGCCCCGCCGCCTCGCCCGGTGCCGCGCTGTCGTCGGCGTCCACGAACCTCGGCAGTGACCTGTACTTCCGCGGTGTGCGGGAGGCCGGGACCGTGGAGAAGCTCCTCGCGCAGCCCGCGCCCGCCGGGCCGAGCCGCCGCACGAAGGAGCTGATGCGGGGCTTCGCCGCGGGCTACAACGCCTGGCTGAAGCAGAACCGCATCACCGATCCGGCCTGCGCCAAGGCCGACTGGGTACGCCCGATCACCGCGCTCGACGTGGCGCGGCAGGGCTTCGCCGTGCAGGTGCTCGGCGGACAGGGCCGCGGGATCGACGGCATCACGGCCGCCGCACCGCCATCCGCCGCGCGACCGGGTGCGCCCACCCGGCAGCCCGTTCCCGACCCGCGGCGCACCGCGGAGGCAGCCCGTGAGCTGTTCTCCTCGCAGGACGCCGACATGGGTTCCAACGCCGTCGCGTTCGGCGGAGAGACCACCGCGAACGGGCGGGGCCTGCTGCTCGGCAACCCGCACTACCCCTGGCAGGGTGGCCGCCGCTTCTGGCAGTCGCAGCAGACCATACCCGGCGAACTGAACGTGTCCGGCGGCTCGTTGCTCGGCACGAGCGTGGTCAACATAGGGTTCAACGGTGATGTGGCGTGGAGCCACACGGTCGCGTCCGGCGTCACCCTCAACCTGCATCAGCTCACCCTGGACCCGTCCGACCCGACCGCCTATCTGGTGGACGGCAAGCGCAGGCAGATGACGAAGCGCACGGTCACGGTGCCGGTCAAGGACGGCGCCCCGGTGACGCGCACCCAGTACTGGACCCGGTACGGCCCGGTCGTCACGGGCCTCGGCGCCCAGCTGCCGCTGCCCTGGTCCTCGACCACGGCGTACGCGCTCAACGACCCCAACGCGGTCAACCTGCGCGGCAGCGACACCGACCTGGGCTTCGGGAAGGCACGCTCGACCGCGGGCATCCTCAAGTCCCTGCGCGAGACACAGGGGTTGCCCTGGGTGAACACCGTCGCCGCCGACCGGCACGGTCACTCGCTGCTCAGCCAGTCGCAGGTGCTCCCCCGCATCACCGACGACCTCGCCGAGCGATGCAGCACGCCGCTCGGGAAGGTCACCTACCCGGCCTCGGGTGTTGCCGTCCTCGACGGATCACGCGGCGCGTGCGACCTGGGTTCGGACAAGGACGCGGTGCAGCCCGGCATCTTCGGCCCGTCGCGGATGCCGACCCTGAAGGACGCCCCGTACGCGGAGAACTCCAACGACAGCGCCTGGCTGACCAACGCCGACCACCCGATCACCGGCTACGAGCGGATCTTCGGCACCGTCGGCACGCAGCGCTCGATGCGCACCCGCGGCGCCGTCGAGGACGTGGCGGCGATGGCGGACAAGGGGGACCTCACCGTTCGGGACCTCCAGCGCCAGCAGTTCGCGAACCGCGTCCCGGCCGCCGGCCTCGCGGCGGACGACACGGCGAAGGCCTGCGCGACACTCCCCGGTGGCACGGCAACGGGCAGCGACGGAACGGCTGTTGACGTACGCAAGGCCTGCGGGGTCCTGGCCCGCTGGGACCACCGTATGGACACCGAAAGCCGCGGCGCCCTGCTCTTCGACCGCTTCTGGCGCAAGCTGACGGCGACCGTGCCCAACGCGCAGCTGTGGAAGGTGCCGTTCTCGGCGGCCGACCCGGTGCGCACTCCGAACACCCTCGACACCTCGCTGCCCGGCTTCCGTACCGCACTCGCCGACGCGGTGACCGAGCTGACGGCGGCGGGCACCGCCCTGGACGCACCGCTCGGCGCCAACCAGTACGTCGTGCGGGGCGGCAAGCGCATCCCGGTCTCCGGCGGCACCGAGTCCCTCGGCGTCTGGAACAAGATCGAGGCGAACTGGGACAAGAAGGCGGGTTACACGGAGGTCGCCCACGGGTCGAGCCACATCCAGGCGGTCGGCTGGAACTCCGGCAACTGCCCCGATGCCCGCACGCTCCTGTCGTACTCCCAGTCGTCCAACCCCAACTCGCCGCACTACAGCGACCAGACGACCCTGTACGGGAAGGAGCGCTGGGTGACGTCGCGCTTCTGCGAGAAGGACATCCTCCGCGATCCGGAGCTGAAGGTGGTGCGGGTGCGCGAGCGCCGCTGA
- a CDS encoding acyl-CoA synthetase, with translation MTGVRDNTVDGVLTRSARRTPRRTALRYGERAWTYEELDGAVSRAAGALRDSGLSRGDRVGAYAHNSDAYLIGFLACARAGLVHVPVNQNLTGDDLAYIVRQSGCSLVLADPDLAGRLPSGVPVMALRDAEDSLLTWLAGSSASASYSAYEEDGPRGDDLAQLLYTSGTTALPKGAMLSHRALVHEYVSAITALDLKETDRPVHSLPLYHSAQMHVFLMPYLAVGAENTILDGPDAERIFDLVEAGRADSLFAPPTVWIGLSRHPGFATRDLRALRKAYYGASIMPVPVLERLRARLPELAFYNCFGQSEIGPLATVLGPDEHEGRMASCGRPVLFVEARVVGEDGREVPDGTQGEVVYRSPQLCEGYWDKPEETAEAFRDGWFRSGDLAVRDAEGYFTVVDRVKDVINSGGVLVASRQVEDALYEHAGVAEAAVIGLPDERWIEAVTAVVVRGEKGVTEDELIAHARERLAHFKAPKRVVFVDELPRNASGKILKRELRDLFAAD, from the coding sequence ATGACGGGTGTACGCGACAACACGGTCGACGGAGTCCTCACGCGCAGCGCGCGCCGCACGCCACGGCGCACGGCGCTGCGCTACGGCGAGCGTGCGTGGACGTACGAGGAACTCGACGGCGCCGTGTCGCGCGCGGCCGGCGCGCTGCGCGACAGTGGTCTGTCCCGCGGGGACCGTGTCGGCGCCTACGCCCACAACTCCGACGCCTACCTGATCGGCTTCCTCGCGTGCGCGCGGGCCGGTCTGGTCCACGTGCCGGTCAATCAGAACCTGACCGGCGACGACCTCGCGTACATCGTCCGGCAGTCCGGCTGCTCCCTCGTCCTCGCCGACCCGGACCTCGCGGGACGCCTGCCGTCCGGCGTACCGGTGATGGCCCTGCGGGACGCGGAGGACTCGCTGCTGACGTGGCTGGCGGGCTCATCGGCGTCCGCGTCGTACTCGGCGTACGAAGAAGACGGTCCCCGGGGCGACGACCTGGCGCAGCTGCTCTACACCTCGGGGACGACGGCACTCCCCAAGGGTGCGATGCTCTCGCACCGGGCGCTCGTCCACGAGTACGTCAGCGCGATCACCGCCCTGGACCTCAAGGAGACCGACAGGCCCGTCCACTCGCTGCCGCTCTACCACTCGGCGCAGATGCACGTCTTCCTCATGCCCTACCTGGCCGTCGGGGCCGAGAACACCATCCTCGACGGGCCCGACGCCGAGCGGATCTTCGACCTCGTCGAGGCCGGCCGGGCCGACAGCCTCTTCGCGCCGCCCACCGTGTGGATCGGCCTCTCGCGGCACCCCGGCTTCGCGACGCGTGACCTCCGGGCGCTGCGCAAGGCCTACTACGGTGCGTCGATCATGCCCGTGCCGGTCCTGGAGCGGCTGCGGGCCAGGCTGCCGGAGCTCGCCTTCTACAACTGCTTCGGGCAGAGCGAGATCGGCCCGCTCGCCACCGTCCTCGGGCCCGACGAGCACGAGGGGCGGATGGCTTCGTGCGGGCGGCCCGTGCTGTTCGTCGAGGCGCGTGTCGTCGGCGAGGACGGCCGTGAGGTGCCGGACGGCACCCAGGGGGAAGTCGTCTACCGCTCACCGCAGTTGTGCGAGGGCTACTGGGACAAGCCGGAGGAGACCGCCGAGGCGTTCCGCGACGGCTGGTTCCGCTCGGGGGACCTCGCGGTGCGGGACGCCGAGGGGTACTTCACCGTCGTCGACCGCGTGAAGGACGTCATCAATTCGGGGGGAGTCCTGGTCGCCTCGCGGCAGGTCGAGGACGCGCTGTACGAGCACGCGGGGGTCGCGGAGGCGGCAGTGATCGGGCTGCCGGACGAGCGCTGGATCGAGGCGGTGACGGCCGTCGTCGTGCGAGGTGAGAAGGGCGTCACGGAGGACGAGCTCATCGCTCACGCACGCGAGAGGCTCGCCCACTTCAAGGCCCCCAAGAGGGTGGTCTTCGTGGACGAGCTGCCGCGCAACGCCAGTGGGAAGATCCTCAAGCGAGAGCTGCGGGACCTGTTCGCCGCCGACTGA
- a CDS encoding helix-turn-helix transcriptional regulator encodes MDGVPEPHTGWTFLTNHARVLAAIADNHNARIRDIAAHCRLTDRAVQKIIADLEEDGYLSHTREGRTNTYQIDPAKVLRHPAESGLSVASLLSLLARDEADRAASGQDGGRHPAAT; translated from the coding sequence ATGGATGGAGTGCCGGAGCCACATACTGGATGGACATTTCTCACGAACCACGCGCGCGTGCTGGCGGCCATTGCCGACAACCACAACGCCCGCATCCGTGACATCGCCGCACACTGTCGGCTCACGGACCGGGCTGTCCAGAAGATCATTGCCGACCTCGAAGAGGACGGCTACCTCTCCCACACCCGGGAGGGGCGCACGAATACCTACCAGATCGACCCCGCGAAGGTCCTGCGCCACCCGGCCGAATCCGGCCTCTCCGTCGCCTCATTGTTGTCCCTGCTCGCCCGGGACGAGGCCGACCGCGCCGCTTCCGGCCAAGACGGCGGACGACACCCCGCGGCGACGTGA
- a CDS encoding acyl-CoA synthetase — MSTPPNGFWAQASADPGRTVLVAPGGEEWTAGRLHGAVNQLVHGLRAAGLERGDAFAVVLPNGVEFFTAYLAASQAGFYLVPVNHHLVGPEIAWIVSDSGAKVLIAHEKFADAAKAAADEAGLPATHRYAVGDVPGFRPYGQLLDGQPDSAPPDRTLGWVMNYTSGTTGRPRGIRRPLSGKLPEESYLGGFLGIFGIKPFEGNVHLVCSPLYHTAVLQFAGAALHIGHPLVLMDKWTPEEMLRLIDVHKCTHTHMVPTQFHRLLALPEATRAAYDVTSMRHAIHGAAPCPDHVKRAMIDWWGECVEEYYAASEGGGAFATAQDWLKKPGTVGKAWPISELAVFDDDGDRLGPGELGTVYMKMSTGGFSYHKDESKTRKNRIGDFFTVGDLGLLDEDGYLFLRDRKIDMIISGGVNIYPAEIESALLTHPAVADAAAFGIPHDDWGEEVKAVVEVTEDRTGDDALAAEILAHCEQHLAGYKRPKSVDFIEKMPRDPNGKLYKRRLREPYWEGRERAV; from the coding sequence GTGAGCACACCCCCGAATGGTTTCTGGGCCCAGGCGTCGGCCGATCCCGGCCGTACCGTCCTCGTGGCGCCGGGTGGCGAGGAGTGGACGGCGGGCCGGTTGCACGGCGCCGTCAACCAGCTGGTGCATGGGCTGCGGGCCGCGGGCCTCGAGCGCGGGGACGCGTTCGCCGTCGTGCTGCCCAACGGTGTGGAGTTCTTCACCGCGTACCTGGCCGCGTCCCAGGCGGGCTTCTACCTCGTCCCCGTCAACCACCACCTGGTCGGCCCCGAGATCGCCTGGATCGTCTCCGACTCCGGCGCCAAGGTGCTCATCGCCCACGAGAAGTTCGCGGACGCCGCGAAGGCGGCGGCCGACGAGGCGGGCCTGCCCGCGACCCACCGCTACGCCGTCGGCGACGTGCCCGGCTTCCGCCCGTACGGCCAACTCCTCGACGGGCAGCCCGACTCCGCCCCGCCCGACCGCACGCTCGGCTGGGTCATGAACTACACCTCGGGCACGACCGGCCGCCCGCGCGGCATCCGCCGCCCCCTCTCCGGCAAGCTCCCCGAGGAGTCCTACCTCGGCGGTTTCCTCGGCATCTTCGGGATCAAGCCCTTCGAAGGCAACGTCCACCTGGTCTGCTCACCGCTCTACCACACGGCCGTCCTCCAGTTCGCGGGCGCCGCCCTGCACATCGGCCACCCGCTGGTCCTGATGGACAAGTGGACGCCCGAGGAGATGCTCCGCCTCATCGACGTACACAAGTGCACGCACACGCACATGGTGCCGACCCAGTTCCACCGCCTGCTCGCGCTCCCGGAGGCGACACGCGCCGCGTACGACGTGACGTCGATGCGGCACGCCATCCACGGCGCCGCGCCCTGCCCCGACCACGTGAAACGGGCGATGATCGACTGGTGGGGCGAGTGCGTCGAGGAGTACTACGCGGCGAGTGAGGGAGGCGGGGCCTTCGCCACCGCCCAGGACTGGCTGAAGAAACCGGGGACGGTCGGAAAGGCCTGGCCCATCAGCGAGTTGGCGGTCTTCGACGACGACGGCGACCGCCTCGGCCCCGGCGAGCTCGGCACCGTCTACATGAAGATGTCCACCGGCGGATTCTCGTACCACAAGGACGAGTCGAAGACGAGGAAGAACCGCATCGGCGACTTCTTCACCGTCGGCGACCTCGGCCTCCTCGACGAGGACGGCTATCTCTTCCTGCGCGACCGGAAGATCGACATGATCATCTCGGGCGGCGTCAACATCTATCCCGCCGAGATCGAATCCGCGCTGCTCACCCACCCCGCCGTCGCGGACGCCGCCGCCTTCGGCATCCCCCACGACGACTGGGGCGAGGAGGTGAAGGCCGTCGTCGAGGTCACCGAGGACCGGACCGGCGACGACGCCCTCGCCGCCGAGATCCTCGCCCACTGCGAGCAGCATCTCGCGGGCTACAAGCGCCCCAAGAGCGTCGACTTCATCGAGAAGATGCCCCGCGACCCCAACGGCAAGCTGTACAAGCGACGGTTGCGCGAGCCGTACTGGGAGGGAAGGGAGCGCGCCGTGTAG